One stretch of Cyclopterus lumpus isolate fCycLum1 chromosome 10, fCycLum1.pri, whole genome shotgun sequence DNA includes these proteins:
- the lingo2 gene encoding leucine-rich repeat and immunoglobulin-like domain-containing nogo receptor-interacting protein 2: protein MVDCMSKVMLHTVVSCWPPFLGLALVAVFVGSTLGCPSRCECSAQTKAVVCHRKRMPSIPDGIPTETRILDLSKNKLTMINPDDFFVFPGLEELDLSGNIISYVEPGAFNALFSMHSLTLKSNRIKLIPLGVFTGLANLTRLDISDNKIVILLDYMFQDLHNLRFLEVGDNDLVYISHRAFSGLLSLEMLTLERCNLTVVPTEALSHLHNLVSLHLRYLSISTLHPYSFKKLFRLRHLEIDNWPSLDHVPANTLHGLNLTALFITNTNLSSFPYQALKHLPYLTHLNLSFNRIRHIEGGMLMELVRLKELHLVGTQLTTIEPYAFQGLRGLKVLNVSHNRLDTLEKGVFQSPEALEVLLIDNNPLVCDCRLMWILQKRHSIFFGESQPECSTPEGIRGRPFKEFKETLLSYYVTCTKPKIRENKTQTITVDEGQHAMLHCSAEGTPRPMVSWLSPRRRVLTSRSHGRVTVHNNGTLEIKSAEVQDSGVYLCLASNSAGNDSLMTSLAVKSLGSLYANRTQYYTDPSNTTANSTAGVTLGLDLKTILVSTAMGCFTFLGVVLFCFLLLFVWSRGKGKHKNNIDVEYVPRSKSNGTNVDSAEGQAGPRRFNMKMM, encoded by the coding sequence ATGGTCGACTGTATGAGCAAAGTCATGCTGCACACGGTCGTCTCATGCTGGCCACCATTCCTGGGACTGGCCCTCGTGGCTGTCTTTGTGGGTTCCACCCTGGGATGTCCCTCGCGCTGCGAGTGTTCAGCGCAGACCAAGGCAGTTGTTTGTCACCGCAAGCGCATGCCCAGCATCCCGGATGGCATCCCGACCGAGACCAGGATCCTGGACCTTAGTAAGAACAAGCTAACGATGATCAATCCTGATGACTTTTTTGTCTTTCCTGGCCTTGAGGAACTTGACCTCAGTGGAAATATTATCAGTTATGTTGAGCCTGGAGCTTTTAACGCCCTTTTTtccatgcactcactcactctcaagAGCAATCGCATCAAGCTCATTCCTCTGGGCGTCTTCACAGGCTTAGCTAATCTTACCCGACTGGATATAAGTGACAACAAGATTGTCATCCTACTGGATTACATGTTCCAGGACTTGCACAACCTAAGGTTTTTGGAAGTGGGGGACAATGATCTGGTTTACATTTCTCACCGTGCATTCAGTGGACTTTTAAGCCTGGAGATGCTAACCTTAGAAAGGTGCAACCTGACAGTTGTACCCACTGAGGCCCTTTCCCACCTGCATAACCTGGTCAGCCTCCATTTACGATACCTCAGCATCAGCACTTTGCATCCTTACTCATTCAAAAAGCTGTTCCGGCTGCGGCATTTAGAAATTGATAACTGGCCTTCACTAGACCATGTGCCGGCCAACACCCTGCATGGCCTAAACCTGACCGCTCTGTTCATAACCAACACCAACTTATCCTCCTTCCCTTACCAAGCCCTGAAGCATCTGCCCTACCTGACACACCTCAACCTGTCCTTCAACCGCATCAGGCACATTGAAGGTGGGATGCTGATGGAACTGGTGCGGCTTAAAGAGCTCCATCTCGTTGGAACTCAGTTAACCACCATTGAACCGTATGCCTTCCAGGGCCTGCGTGGGCTCAAAGTGCTCAATGTCTCTCACAACCGACTGGACACACTGGAGAAGGGTGTTTTTCAGTCCCCAGAGGCTCTGGAGGTTCTTCTGATTGACAACAACCCCTTGGTGTGTGACTGTCGCCTCATGTGGATCCTCCAGAAAAGGCACTCCATCTTCTTTGGGGAATCGCAGCCAGAGTGCAGCACACCTGAAGGCATTCGTGGCAGGCCTTTTAAAGAGTTTAAGGAGACTCTCCTGTCTTATTACGTGACATGTACCAAGCCAAAAATACGtgagaacaaaacacaaacaatcacTGTGGATGAGGGCCAGCACGCGATGTTGCACTGCAGTGCTGAAGGAACACCGAGGCCCATGGTGTCCTGGTTGTCCCCACGTCGACGGGTTCTGACAAGTAGGAGCCATGGAAGAGTTACCGTCCACAACAATGGTACCCTGGAGATCAAGTCAGCCGAGGTGCAAGACAGCGGTGTGTATCTTTGCCTTGCCTCCAACAGTGCTGGGAATGACTCCCTGATGACTTCTCTGGCGGTGAAAAGCCTTGGATCACTGTATGCCAACAGGACCCAGTACTACACAGATCCCAGCAATACCACTGCCAACAGCACGGCCGGTGTGACCCTCGGTTTAGACCTAAAGACTATTTTAGTGTCAACTGCCATGGGTTGTTTCACATTCCTGGGAGtggtcttgttttgtttcctgcttCTTTTCGTTTGGAGCAGAGGGAaaggaaaacataaaaacaacatagaTGTTGAATATGTTCCTCGGTCAAAGTCTAACGGCACTAACGTTGACTCCGCAGAGGGACAAGCTGGTCCCCGTCGTTTTAACATGAAAATGATGTAA